Proteins from a genomic interval of Salmo salar chromosome ssa14, Ssal_v3.1, whole genome shotgun sequence:
- the LOC123726764 gene encoding perforin-1, whose translation MRVMKELCVLLLICWAGTVQCLAGSLMGKIPGKQQECEQAKFVPGYNLAGEGFDIVKMQRKGSYVIDMENWKREGDTCELGVNFYLGGVKQKLPAAMANWRAITDCKREVSSSIYESSESLINTTTSAVTNNWKLGLDLAINGVKVKTVIGGTDSREATYAIAKSKQDRYSFTRHEVHCSIYRYSLVEDPPLHKQFLNSVKKLPTVYDLNTKPAYRNLIDTYGTHFTSQVNLGGKVSAITSIKSCQATMNGLTVTEVKDCLDVEASLSYQFSASLTAELHYCNKLKKKLGTNQSFSSMFSDRQSEIKGGVVNGGDLLFSGALDANTYKEWLESLKTVPDVVHFSLKPLHFLLKSEHPAQPGLKKAVEEYILENTLIKKCSESCQIGTRTSKRDHCACVCNSDQSIKSNCCPAGKGLARLQVYGLRAKGLYGDISTKTDGFVEISYDKQVKLTEMIKDDDDPVWPESFEFGPIHINFATKLTFKVYDTDGIVWNKDVLGECSFDLRRGNVSDVCVFQYGTFFFSYTVQCAPSLGGSRCEEYIPSPMSASLAKVFHSRNGKLAGEKWRLELGRNPTNDAVDKFGLKRCYDE comes from the exons ATG AGGGTGATGAAGGAGCTGTGTGTACTTCTACTGATCTGCTGGGCAGGCACAGTACAGTGCCTGGCAGGGAGTTTGATGGGAAAGATTCCTGGCAAGCAACAGGAATGTGAGCAGGCCAAGTTTGTCCCTGGTTACAACCTGGCAGGGGAAGGTTTCGACATTGTGAAGATGCAGCGAAAAGGTTCTTATGTGATCGACATGGAAAattggaagagggagggagacactTGCGAGTTAGGTGTCAATTTCTATTTGGGTGGAGTAAAACAGAAGCTTCCAGCAGCCATGGCAAACTGGAGAGCCATCACCGACTGCAAGCGGGAGGTCTCAAGCAGCATCTATGAATCCAGTGAGTCCCTCATCAATACCACAACTTCAGCCGTGACCAACAACTGGAAACTTGGCCTGGACCTTGCGATTAATGGAGTAAAGGTCAAGACAGTCATTGGAGGGACAGATTCCAGAGAAGCAACATATGCCATTGCAAAGTCGAAGCAGGACAGATACAGTTTCACCAGGCATGAAGTCCATTGTAGCATCTACAG ATATAGCCTGGTCGAAGATCCTCCTCTTCACAAACAATTTCTGAATTCGGTGAAGAAGCTCCCCACTGTTTATGACCTCAATACTAAGCCAGCCTATAGAAACCTGATAGACACATACGGCACTCATTTCACCTCTCAAGTCAACCTGGGAGGGAAAGTGAGCGCTATAACTTCCATCAAGTCTTGTCAGGCGACTATGAACGGACTGACAGTCACTGAAGTGAAGGACTGTCTCGATGTCGAGGCCTCCTTGTCATATCAATTCAGCGCTAGTTTGACTGCCGAGCTTCACTACTGTAATAAGCTAAAGAAGAAACTTGGCACCAACCAAAGTTTCAGCAGCATGTTCAGTGACCGCCAATCGGAAATTAAAGGAGGGGTAGTAAATGGAGGCGACCTGCTGTTCTCAGGTGCATTGGACGCAAACACCTACAAAGAGTGGCTGGAGTCCTTGAAAACAGTCCCTGACGTGGTGCACTTCTCCCTTAAGCCCCTTCacttcctgttgaaaagtgaacaTCCTGCTCAACCTGGGCTGAAGAAAGCAGTGGAGGAGTACATCCTTGAAAACACCCTGATAAAGAAATGCTCAGAGTCCTGTCAGATAGGTACGAGGACCAGCAAAAGGGATCACTGTGCCTGTGTCTGCAACAGTGATCAGAGCATCAAGTCCAACTGTTGCCCTGCTGGGAAAGGCCTGGCCAGGCTGCAAGTCTATGGTTTGAGAGCAAAGGGCCTATACGGGGACATCTCAACCAAAACGGATGGTTTTGTTGAGATCTCATATGATAAACAAGTCAAACTCACTGAGATGATCAAAGACGACGACGATCCCGTTTGGCCAGAGAGCTTTGAATTCGGACCTATCCATATCAACTTTGCCACCAAACTCACTTTCAAGGTGTATGACACAGACGGAATTGTTTGGAACAAAGATGTCCTGGGTGAATGTTCCTTTGATCTGCGTAGAGGAAATGTGAGTGACGTCTGTGTGTTCCAATATGGCACATTCTTCTTCTCCTACACGGTGCAATGTGCTCCCAGCCTTGGAGGCTCACGCTGTGAAGAGTACATCCCCTCTCCTATGAGCGCCTCCCTGGCAAAAGTCTTCCACTCCAGAAATGGCAAGCTGGCTGGGGAGAAGTGGCGACTTGAGTTGGGCAGGAATCCCACCAATGATGCGGTTGACAAGTTTGGCTTAAAGAGATGTTATGATGAATAA